A single Patagioenas fasciata isolate bPatFas1 chromosome 29, bPatFas1.hap1, whole genome shotgun sequence DNA region contains:
- the LOC139825805 gene encoding olfactory receptor 14J1-like, with protein MYFFLLNLALLDLGSISTIVPKSMANSLWDTRVISYRGCAAQLFLFFFFISAEFFLLTIMSYDRYVAICKPLHYGTLLGSRACVHMAAAAWATGFLNALLHTANTFSLPLCKGNALDQFFCEIPHILKLSCSHSYLRELGLLVVSACLAFSCFVFILFSYVQIFRAVLRIPSEQGRHKAFSTCLPHLAVVSLLVSTAMFAYLKPPSISSSSLDLVVSVLYSVVPPAVNPLIYSMRNKELKDALCKLMTDIFLKQ; from the coding sequence atgtacttcttcctgctcaacctcgccctcctcgacctgggctccatctccaccattgtccctaaatccatggcaaattccctttgggacaccagggttatttcctacagaggatgtgctgcccaactctttttgtttttctttttcatttcagcagaattttttcttctcaccatcatgtcctacgaccgctacgttgccatctgcaaacccctgcactacgggaccctcctgggcagcagagcttgtgtccacatggcagcagctgcctgggccactgggtttctcaatgctctgctgcacacggccaatacattttcactgcccctgtgcaagggcaatgccctggaccagttcttctgtgaaatcccccacatcctcaagctctcctgctcacactcctacctcagggaacttgggcttcttgtggtcagtgcctgtttagcattttcatgttttgttttcattcttttctcctatgtgcagatcttcagggccgtgctgaggatcccctctgagcagggacggcacaaagccttttccacctgcctccctcacctggccgtggtctccctgttggtcagcactgccatgtttgcctacctgaaacccccctccatctcttcctcatccctggatctggtggtgtctgttctgtactcggtggtgcctccagcagtgaaccccctcatctacagcatgaggaacaaggagctcaaggatgccctgtgcaaactgatgactgacatTTTCCTGAAGCAGTAG
- the LOC139825851 gene encoding olfactory receptor 14J1-like, with protein sequence MANSSSTTQFLLLAFTDTRELQLLHFWLFLGIYLAALLGNGLIITTIAWDQHLHTPMYFFLLNLALLDMGSISTIVPKSMANSLWDTRAISYSGCAAQVFFMCFLVGGEYFLLTIMSYDRYVAICKPLHYGTLLGSRACVHMAAAAWATGFLTALLHTANTFSLPLCKGNALDQFFCEIPQILKLCCSHYYIREVWLLAVIVLVAFGCFVFIVVSYVQIFRAVLRIPSEQGRHKAFSTCLPHLAVVSLFVSTGSFACLKPPSISSPSLDLVVSVLYSVVPPVVNPLIYSMRNQELKDALRKFIS encoded by the coding sequence atggccaacagcagctccaccacccagttcctcctcctggcgttcacagacacacgggagctgcagctcttgcacttctggctcttcctgggcatctacctggctgccctgctgggcaacggcctcatcatcaccaccatagcctgggaccagcacctccacacccccatgtacttcttcctgctcaacctcgccctcctcgacatgggatccatctccaccattgtccccaagtccatggcaaactccctctgggacaccagggccatctcatactcaggatgtgctgcacaggtcttctttatGTGTTTCTTGGTTGGtggagagtattttcttctcaccatcatgtcctacgaccgctacgttgccatctgcaaacccctgcactacgggaccctcctgggcagcagagcttgtgtccacatggcagcagctgcctgggccactgggtttctcactgctctgctgcacacggccaatacattttcactgccactctgcaagggcaatgccctggaccagttcttctgtgaaatcccccagatcctcaagctctgcTGCTCACACTACTACATCAGGGAAGTCTGGCTTCTTGCAGTTATtgtattagtagcatttgggtgttttgtgttcattgtggtgtcctatgtgcagatcttcagggccgtgctgaggatcccctctgagcagggacggcacaaagccttttccacctgcctccctcacctggccgtggtctccctgtttgtcagcactggttcaTTTGCCTGCCTaaagcccccgtccatctcctccccttcactggatctggtggtgtctgttctgtactcagtggtgcctccagttgtgaatcccctcatctacagcatgaggaaccaggagctcaaggatgccctgaggaaattcatatcttag